Below is a genomic region from Nitrospira defluvii.
CAGGACTTCCCTCACCGGTCACGAGCCACCCCCCCAAGAGGATCGCCCACAACAGGCCTTCCCGCCATCTCCCGCCCTGTCCTGCCATCGCCATCCTCACATTCCTCCACTAAGCATAGCAGGTCAAAATCGGTCCTCACGGCGAAAAGACACTGTCGGCGCCCCATTCCATCCCTTGACGGACCGAAAAACGATTGTTTAGCATGCAAGAGCAGTTGGAAACGCGCCCATTCGTTACCGGAAGGATCCCCGTGACCGATCACACGACCTCGGCCAGTCCCGTTTCGACCCTCCCCCCGGCGGAGGAACCGACGCCATTTATCCGGCAACGGCCGGTCCGGTTGATTATCAACTCGTTCCTGGTGCTATTCGTGGTGGCTCTCATTGCCTTTCGATTTGTTCCCGGCTGGCTGGACCCGGATTTCTCCAAGCACATCGAAAGTCACCGCGTGATGGTCGGCATGGACCGTAAGCAGGTGCTGGATTCGTGGGGATCCCCGAACACGATGAACGTCACGCACACCAAGGACGGCTTACGACGGGAAGAGTGGATATTCGAAGATTGGGAAAGTCCGGCGGTCGTCAAACACCGCTATCTGTACTTTGAAGAAGGAAAATTGATCGGCGGGCATTTCTCGGGGTCCGATGTCCGGCTGCCTATCCCGACCAATCCTGAGCCGGTCAAGCCCAAGGGGCACCCGTAACGTACTGCCTCGCCCCTCGAGCCAGCTATCATCCAGGCTCGCCAGTTGCCTCCCGCACCTGAAGCGCCAAACGACTGAGCAGAATCTCGGCCCGCTGCCTGTCCCGTGAGTCGACCATCACCCGACTTCCTAACAGAGCGACGCCAGGGTACAACGCGCCGACGTGCTCATGCTGGACGGCGTAGGGAATCCTATTTCCATCGAGCAGACTTCTGATCAGCGCCAGTTCACCCACATCACCTGATTCACACAGCGTAACGAAGGTGCCGGCACTCTCAGGTTGCTGTCGTGGCGTCACAGTGGGCCTCCCGGTGGTCGGTTCCGCGCAACCACTGGGTCGGGCGAGGTGTGAACCGGCTTCCCAGGCTGCGAAGTACGTGATTCGTTGCAATTCACTCGGATGGTC
It encodes:
- a CDS encoding putative signal transducing protein, which translates into the protein MTPRQQPESAGTFVTLCESGDVGELALIRSLLDGNRIPYAVQHEHVGALYPGVALLGSRVMVDSRDRQRAEILLSRLALQVREATGEPG